The proteins below are encoded in one region of Legionella antarctica:
- a CDS encoding thaumatin family protein produces the protein MKNNLLKQLPFLFTLGLCCTSIYAGSTPPLSLVTQETAQNMLPNTKQTLTYSIKNNVPTAPVMLNINPSRTMLTPASPLTTWEITDDCIYKGMNHYIPPGEICHVIVTINAGGTAAHIQQNLIINYGPTFQTITPAPVLGFEITSSATGFFFTTEPVGHNMLVNTTQFLSWTVENSSASNITINSATIHFTDASPLIAVPTFSNDCGNIVPANGGTCTISTTIQALNTAGEVNEFLAIPYDSGKTLITDKPTNFSILSSANTRTFMFENQCPYDVWLAFVGGGQINGCATDTDCDNKPNVIPGTFVCDPAANTGAGICNWKNPTPPGGDYRVLANGGTKNVTLIENVYPLSSTQHLVWSGVIGGRTSCTTTGCSTADCGGGTGGCPVGRGLDQPAQQAEPTFQQESDFYDITGINGINIPMSIEPQGVTRDAVNPYTCGAPGITVDQVSTGGTIGACDWSFTPPSNNYIWVATGGANCNVNGDCDEAGGEACGLSPANIIANSAQRTCGIFKGYWTANQVCGINTSYSQAPYLCTNAATNGTFTNMYQCSGTGYDQSCYNSSGSTTCCGCHNWQEAPTSLVLPSDPLIVAQCNVTGNGSNNAVWSANALPTLGWYKAACPPFYVYPFDDKSSTFSCTNNPTGINSTNYKITYCPGGNSGAPIGVTPNP, from the coding sequence ATGAAAAACAATTTACTAAAACAACTGCCATTTCTATTCACGTTGGGTCTATGTTGTACATCCATCTACGCAGGAAGCACCCCACCGTTATCTCTTGTTACCCAAGAGACTGCTCAGAATATGTTGCCGAATACAAAACAGACACTTACTTACAGTATTAAAAATAACGTGCCTACTGCGCCAGTTATGCTGAACATAAACCCATCCAGGACAATGTTAACTCCTGCATCGCCACTAACCACATGGGAGATTACAGATGACTGTATATACAAGGGAATGAATCATTATATTCCCCCCGGCGAAATTTGCCATGTTATTGTCACCATCAATGCTGGGGGTACAGCTGCTCATATTCAACAAAACCTTATTATCAATTATGGCCCCACTTTCCAGACAATAACACCTGCCCCTGTGTTAGGTTTTGAGATCACCAGTAGCGCTACCGGATTCTTTTTTACCACCGAACCCGTAGGACACAATATGTTAGTGAATACGACCCAATTCCTAAGTTGGACCGTAGAAAACAGCTCGGCAAGTAACATTACCATTAATAGTGCGACCATTCATTTCACTGATGCATCCCCCCTAATTGCTGTGCCAACGTTTAGTAATGATTGTGGTAACATCGTTCCAGCAAATGGTGGTACTTGTACTATTTCAACCACTATTCAAGCACTTAACACCGCAGGGGAAGTGAATGAATTCCTCGCAATTCCTTATGATTCCGGCAAGACCCTCATTACTGACAAGCCAACCAATTTTTCCATCCTCTCATCAGCAAATACCCGTACATTCATGTTTGAGAATCAATGCCCCTATGATGTTTGGCTGGCTTTCGTAGGTGGTGGGCAAATTAATGGGTGTGCGACGGATACTGATTGTGATAATAAACCTAATGTCATTCCTGGAACTTTCGTCTGTGATCCAGCAGCAAATACTGGTGCTGGTATCTGTAACTGGAAAAATCCAACACCTCCTGGCGGTGATTATCGGGTGCTTGCCAATGGTGGCACCAAAAACGTCACATTAATTGAAAATGTCTATCCTCTTTCATCCACACAACACTTGGTATGGAGCGGTGTGATTGGCGGCAGAACCAGTTGCACCACTACTGGCTGCTCTACTGCTGATTGCGGTGGTGGTACAGGTGGCTGTCCGGTAGGACGCGGATTGGACCAACCCGCACAACAAGCCGAACCCACGTTCCAACAAGAGTCTGATTTTTATGACATCACTGGCATTAACGGCATCAACATTCCAATGTCAATCGAGCCCCAGGGTGTTACGCGTGATGCGGTTAATCCTTACACCTGTGGCGCACCAGGTATTACTGTTGACCAGGTAAGTACCGGTGGAACGATTGGTGCTTGTGATTGGAGTTTTACGCCACCCAGCAACAACTATATCTGGGTTGCCACTGGCGGGGCGAATTGTAATGTGAACGGTGATTGTGATGAAGCAGGAGGAGAGGCTTGCGGTTTATCTCCAGCCAATATTATAGCTAATTCTGCCCAAAGAACCTGTGGAATTTTCAAAGGTTATTGGACTGCAAATCAAGTGTGCGGCATCAACACGAGCTACTCGCAAGCCCCCTATTTATGCACCAATGCAGCGACCAATGGAACATTTACTAACATGTATCAATGCAGCGGTACGGGTTACGACCAATCGTGTTATAACTCCTCTGGTTCAACGACGTGCTGTGGTTGTCATAATTGGCAGGAAGCACCAACTTCTTTAGTGCTTCCTTCAGACCCGCTCATTGTTGCACAATGTAATGTTACCGGTAATGGCTCAAATAACGCTGTATGGAGTGC